AATACATTTGTTCACGTTATACATTATTTTATAATTTATTAAAATAGGTACAAAATAAGCAATACATTCTAATGTATGAGTAACATTGTTTTTCGAGTTTAAAGCAGTATAAAGTTAGTCACACAATGACATGCAGTACATTCATGGTGTATGATCTTCCCTGTCATTATTCCCTTAGCATCATTCAATAAAAaagcaaataaataaacatatataatataatataaaacaCTAAATCTCAATCTATAATTGTGTAATGTTTAAGTAAATACAAAGGCAAAAGCGAACATAAATAACAAATTACTAAATTACAAATggtcaaaaacaaaaaaatattaaatcATAGTTCAATGTGGCACGTAGACAATTTCCCTTGTATTGTCTCACTGGACACAGGTGAAGATCAGGAGGCATTCTGGTTGCTGACTAGGCTATTAATATAGCCTAAAGTTCCTAAATGTCCTTATTCAAGTGACCTTTATTAAACCTGTCAATCCACTAGTTTCCTTTTTCTTCTCCCCTTTTCTCAGTTCATGACTTGGGTTAGTTCAGCCTTGAGTTTATGGGGTGACTTAGTGGGGAAACTTGTAGATGCCCATATAGGTGACAGTATATGTGGAGTTCACTGTGCTTTTGGGGGAAATGGTGACCTCCAGCTTGTTACCGGCAGATAGCAACACAGCCTTACCCAGGAACCCAGTGGTACGGGTAAGATTACACACTTGACCCTCCAGGATCACTGAATCTTTTTCTGTGTGTAGCATCACCTTGACCTTGTGTTCAGGCGCCGTTATACTGTCCAGGCTCACCTGTACATACAGGAAGTAACTGCCGTCTTCGCGGACTTCCATtatttcattttctatggagacAGGGGATGTTGTCTGCTCATTCTGCCAAAGCCACTTGAGTCTGTAAGCTTCATCCTTGGTATGCTTTAGTCCTGCAGTGGAAAACATGTTTAAGCCTTTCATTAGCATTTCATCTGAAAACATTTGTTAAACATTGAGTGGAAGAGTTGTTGCCTGGCATTCTATATTTCACATACGCTTCTGCCACAATTCATTTTCTTAATTCCTCAGACTTTCCTAGCTCCAACAGATGTGTGGGTAAACATCCTAAGATTATTCAGTATTTCACTGACTCATTACTACAGGTCTTGttgtttgtttatcattttgtaAATCAATAGATATGTAATAACATGTGAAGACAATTATACCGTGGTATGCATAAATGAGTATTTTTCCTGATGTCATGCTTGCCTCTGTAGGTGTTGTCTGTAGAGACAAAGACAACACACAATGATAACATTCTTGATGGTttaaagaaacacaaacatatgaAAAGAGTATTGACAACAAGAAACTGAAGTGAATTTCCCAGAATGTAGTTATGTGTGATGTTATTCTTCCTTGTGGTGACGATGGCAGTGTGGTTAGGATGAGTAAGACTGAGAAACACAATCACTTTTGATCTCTGCACCTGCATCAAATGCCAATTCCACCAAAAAGGAAAGGCGATACATGGTTTGAAAAGCTTTACAGATTTTTGTCACAACTCAAAAGTTGTGGTCCACTCCGAAGCTGCAGGCAGCATACCTGTACTGATTTCACAGTGTTCGGGTTCCCTGGGAGTTCGGTTGTTAAGTCCTTTTGTAGGAAAGGCAGGAGACAAGACAGGCTACAGTCAAGTTACAAGTGATAAACAAATCTGTCATTCAATCTTAATAGTTCCTCTGGTAATATTCAGAATACAGTATATGGAGCCAGACCAATGTTTTTACATAGCAGGGGTTTGAGTACAAAAAAGAATACAtacaatatatatgtatatgtaaaaTAAATGTCACAAAGGTTTCCTTATTTACTACAGTTATGCAGCTATAACTTACTGGGCTAACTAGATTAAACATAGAACTTCTGTGGACATAAAGGATTTGCTGGGTCTCAGGACGATATTATTCCGATACAAACAGTCCATCTATGTATCTAACACAGTCATCTGTGACAGGTTGACAGAGAGCTCTAACGTAACCTTACCTAGACCACAGGCTACGGTATAGTTCACACCGCTGTTATTCAGCTAACCACGACCGAGGGATGCAACATCAGATGCGCAAGGCAGGTGTGTACACGACAAAGTGAATAGCTGCTATAACCATCAATCCTCCGACAAACAAGATGTAGTGACAGGAATTGAATGACCTTATCTGACCACATACTGTATCTTAAATGTTTCCATGTTATGGCTAGTGAGGATACCTATCAAACGGTCACACATGACGTTGTGGCCAACTACACTATCAGCATCTCACTTAAAACGTTAAGCTAATACCTCTATAAAAATACTCAAATGCAGTATCTTGGCACAGAATAAagcgtttatgtgtgtgtgtgagctgtaggGAGTTGAGCAGTCTTACCAGGACATGTGCTCCAGATGTGAGgtagagagtgatggagagcaCCTGACCAATAGTAAGGACAGACACCCACAGAAGAAGTAAGGTGACCAGCCTGTGATGGCAGCCTTGGGTCGGAAGGTGCTGGTGCTGGCCGATCTCCACCATCTCACAGTGCTCCACAGTCTGCGACATCGTCATCCCACAATggccgaggaggagagaggctgaggcgGTGAAACTTCAGCCCTGGGAGAGCAGTACCCGAGAAACAGAGAAatcgagagaaggagaggagtgcTACTGTACTTTTGTCCTCTCGGCTTCCTCTACAGAAAAACCTCAGTGAAGTCAGCTTCCTGAGCCGGTTTGTGCACCTTTATCTGATGAGGGAGGACGTGTTGATCTCTGAGCTGTGCTCGGTTCCTTTGTAGAGTGCAGCTGTCCAGGAGACAGGCAGCCAGGCCGACCCACCTGTGAGGTACTTTCCCTGTTTGTATCACTGGAGGAAAACACAAAGAGCCACTGAGAGCCCCGACAAATATCACAGCACTGTCTCTGCTTCGGGGACGGCCCTCCTACCAGTGTCACCACAACTTAGGCAGAAAAGGGGAACAACAGGTCACAAACAGGGAGAAAGACAATAAAGGAAGGATGCAACAACGTCACCTTAAAACAAGAAGTCTTTTTTTACATCGTCAGCAAGACGTGTCGTGTTTACGAGACATCATGTACACAGAGAAAGTTCTTATTTTCCTAAAGCATCAGGGTTTGTTTCCTTTTATTGTCAGCTTTCTAAAGTGGACTTCTTTCAGTTTCTCATTCAGAAGTGCTTCAGTGAAAATTAAGAAGTTCCATACTTCCGGTCACAATTTTcctatttttttttgtctctccgGGAAACCTTATTTCTTTCTTATGTCACACAATTGTAATGACTAAATGATGCATCTTAAAACTCCTGAGGCATGTTTGTTCATGTCTGGCTTATTCTGCTCACATTCTAGTGCCAGCTTGTGGTCGCCAAAAGGAAGGTTTCAGGACAGAAACTGTGATCTGTTGTTCAGGTATCACTCCTGGTTTTTGTCACCAACTAGGAGAGTGTACTAAAAAGCCCAAATGAACACCTACTGTAGACTGATTCTATTTAGTACCATTTTTCAGAGACCAGTGATGTGAACATAACGCACAATAACATCAGCATCTAACCTTTATTCCCACTGACTCACACTGCTCAAAAGTTGTGGTCACTGAGCTGGGTTGTAAGAGAAACGATAACATTGTGGAAAATATTAGAAGTGTGAGTCTGAGATTGAGGAACTAAGATCATGTATCATAGTACATATTCTGAAGAGCAAGACTTGAAGACAGCTTGTGCTGGGGAAGTCTCGGTGGCATGATAGTCTGTTTATGACAGACACAACAGAGATATAAAGAGAAGTAAATGATGTGGGTTGTGACTAATCTAGTTCCTCATTTAAACATAGGTCATATTTTGCAAGCTTCCAGAAAGTGAACGTGGCTCTCGGGTTCTTTCATAGGTTCATCTGTAGGACTGTTTCCAATCTCTGGTTCATAGTTCATCTTATTCCACGCTGGATAGGGCCATGGGGAGACGGGGCAGATCTCTGTGCGTGTCTGCTGTTATTCATTAATGAAAACACAGTCAACTGTGACCTTTGTGAAGTGGTTCTCCAGAGAAGGGGAAGCCACCCACCTTGTGTATCAGTGTGGTACCTGAGTGTATGAATTAGGAATCCCCATATCATCAATTTGACATATCATGAAGGAATTAtaaaaaagaatacaataaTTTATTCTGGCAAAATCAATTAAGAACAAGTGTATCATTTTAATATGGTCTTTTGATACATAGTAATGTGTTCAAAAGAAAGCACGTGTTAAAAAGAAAGCACATGATAAAAAGAAAAAGTATAAATATAAGCATTTTGTCACGCATATATGCCTGACAAATTTGAAGAATGAGCTTATTCTGGATGCTTGCAAggtgcaaaaaaaaagaagaaaaatactTTCTTCTAATGCAGTGGAGACCTTCAGGCCAAGCCAAGCGTGTGGACGTGTTTGGTGTAGTCAGAACCTCTCCACTTAAAAAAAGGTACAGGTACATAGgggcttttttttttgcatgtagggagtttttgttttgttgcagcTTTCTGTCAAAATAATTCCCAGCGGTTGGCTCATCTACTTTCTCAACACAGAGATGTCCAGTTGACATTCTCATACGGTACTAGTGCAACACTTGTAATGAATATGACAGGACTCTAACATACCGATTTAAACCGACGTCATGTGTGATCAGCATCATGAGTATGTTTTACTAGCCAAAGGGCCTGTGTGGGAGTGTCTTTTTGAAATAATTTCAGTCAAAATATGATTAAAACACAAATGATATGCTTGAGGATGATATACTTTGTTTACATTTCCAAACTGAAGctttttcacccccccccccagttatGTAACTGAACTGAAAGCaaatgggtcttcccttttaaGAGTTCCCCTAGTTTTATCAGTAAATTATTCTGTGCAGCCATCTAGTGCCTGTTCTTATAACTGCTGTTTATCAGACAGCAATAACTCTTCTTCAGAGACTATAGTCTGTTTACTGACCAGGGTTGGAATATCTGACCACCTGTAGGTATTTTAATAAGATCAAAGTTCAGTCCTAGGGACGAGAAGATTTAGATGATAGGGAACGTTATTGGCAGTTCCGTCTTGTGTGAACCTACAAGATGGATACTTGCTTGAATGAAGCACTGCAATATCAGGCCAAACATTGGCCAATGAACATCTGTCACATTTGTCACCTGACATAATGGACATCGATGTAGTTTGGCAACATTAGTTTTCGCCTGTCAATCAGATAACTCACTGATGTAGTTTTAAATGGGAAGCAGTCACTTTACATCAGGCATGAATGTAAAGTATGTGCGAGTACTGTAACCATCTTATATGTGTAAGTTTCCATGGCAATAGTTCCTTAGAAATACATTCCACTGTTGTTTGTTACTTTTTTCTTGAAGTAGAGTTGTACTGTAACAAACCTACAGAATAGGTTTCCTTGGTACTGGACCTTTCCTTTCACCAGGTGGCACACTCCTCCTGGTCTTGTGCTGCAAGGCAAGTTTGATATAAGCATAGCCCTTTAGAACATGCTCCTCCAATTAAGTCCATGTTTTGTTAGCTTATTAATTTAGATGGCCATGGAGAAGTAAGTGGACATACTCTGTATGCCACCACACACCTTTGACAACACTGAATTTATGAAAACTGGTGAAGGCCATTGCTAGACTAGTCTCTAGGTGTCAATCAAAAGACTAAGTTAAACTGAAAGTCGTCCTCTCATCTAATGTACCAGGGGCTCTGAGGGAAAACATAGGCGGGATacttataaatacatttactataATTAATTAATACAATTTTAGGGGACAAGATGTTTATGTGAACAAGGTACGGATCTTTAACATTAATTTAAACAGGGCATACATTTTGTAAAAACAGACCAGGTATAAGCTGCAAACTGTAAAAATAAATTGGGTCGTTTGTGCAGAGGTGTAGGTTGCTTGTCAATGTCAAACTGGGGCGAGGGACTTTCTCTAATGAAAACAAAGTTTCCCAAAGTCTGCCTGCTTTGGGGAGGGGCAAAACGAGGGAACGGAAAATAGTGCATCAACTAACACATGGATAGCGCGCTCTAGTTGAATTGTAGTGACATATGGACAGCCAGATAACTCGAAAGTTGACAGACAATTCGAACTATGCGTGCTCCGTGTGAACGTTTCTTTAGAGTTGGTTGATTCAGCGACACTTTTCTTATTAACGTAAGAGACTGTCGAAACACGATACAGCAACATTGCTAGTTGTAAAAGTTCGTTTTCTTCAAGTGCTTTTAATCGACAGTAAAAACATACTGTATCATTTTCCTCTGCGGTTTACCGTTTTCTCTAGCTACTAAACTTGAATTTACTGACAACCTCAACGGTGTGGTGGTGTTGTACCTTTTAATTTTGTGGTTTGTAGTTTTTGTACATGGATTTCCAGGTACCAGTCAATCATATGTTCTAACAACGGATGGACTGAAACTTTTTGGATACATTTCCATTGTCAGTTAAATTTAGGCTTACCAGCCTAAAGACAATCATTATTTAGATTTTGACTAGCTAGCGTGCTAGCTAACTTGCTTTGAAGAGATGCAAAAGTTCAACACAACCCACACCAACACGCTTCCTAGGGACGCAGAACTTCAGCAGCGCCTGGCAGACAACGGGGGTGCCGGGGAGACAACGAAGGAGAACGGCGCTGGGAAGAAGCATATCCTCGCAGAACCTGCGGAAGAGTCCTTCTGCACCAAGCGAAAGATGCTGGTCGGGTTGGATGTACTATGTCTGTTTGTAGGTAAGGAAGGCACATTTTGGCTACTTACGTTCGACAGGACGTATTCCTAGCAAATTACAATCCTGAATATTTATGGAACTAGCTCTATATAGTATATTGTTCTCTCGTAATCTATGCTTCACACGAGCAGTATGTTATTCGTATTTCCTAAAGGTCAAtctttgtaggctattcaagATGGTCATAATGCAAGAATGGTCCTTTCAAACTCAATTCAGCTCTCTGCAAAATGGGTAAAAGAGAAGTTCACAGACCCCAGACACACGTGGTCAGGTTGTATTCTGAGCACCAGAACCAGCGGCCAGGAGAGATGTCCCGGGAATTCTTCAGTTCCCATGACAACCACAGTTCTCAAGAAGTACAtgggaatgaaaaaaaaaacatgttcctACCCCGTGCTAGTGTTCCCGTGCTAGAATTACAGTTGTTCATTGTTTGCCTTGCTTCACTGCCTTATTATCCCTAATGTGCACAACAAAGTTACTCTGCCAAATTAAGAAGCGATTACGTAATTCAATATAGCATCAGAGAATGGGCCTACAGTTTGGATGTTTATAGGGTTATGGTTAAACCGTATGCAGCATGTGGCATGTGGAATAATCACGAAAACATAATGCCGTGGGGACTCAAACCGGTATTTTCACTCCAAAATATCATTATAGTTGAGTATTTGATCAAATGTAGGCACTGACAACTGCTGTCAAATCTACCTAAGTTTAAGGTGCAGCATTGACCGGAGTAGCCTACATCAGAGTAGAGATAGGGAATGCTGGTGGAGTTGTTTGAGAGCAGTTAAACATGGGGCAGGCGCAACCAGtctaggcagacagacaggtctgctCAGACTGGCAGTtgtgtacagacagacaggtctgctCACATGGGCAGTtgtgtacagacagacagacaggtctgctCACACTGGCAGCtctgtacagacagacagacagacagactcacacGGGTAgttgtggacagacagacagacaggtgtttgCAGACAGGACCAGACTGTCTGTAGGCCCACCACGACAGGGGCCAGCCCCCTCAGCCTGTGTGTTGAGAGCAGGAAGTGGTGACACGTAGAGGAAAGTGACTCAGAAACAGGGGAGCAAGTCAGCTGTGAGTTACTGGGCCTCCATGTTGACCTCGCCTACCCCACCGCCTGCTCCATTTCAACACACGGGTGGAGTCCCACGGGGTCACGATAGAGACATCTTCACACGGTGTCGTGTCCGTTGACGTGTCTCTGCGGGccttgtgtgtgacagagaccaCATCTTGGCTCATGTCCTCTCATAACCTACCGCTTGCCTGTGGCCCCGGCAGAGACGACTGCTGTCTGTCCGCCTGtacgtctgtccgtctgtctgtctgtccgtctgactGTTTGTCTGTCCGTCCCGGACTGGTGCCATCCACCCATAGTGACATGTGATGGATGAGAATCAGCTCGTTGGAAACCAACCGGGCCTGGTCGCCTCGGTGGTTTCTCTGTCATATCTAACAGGGTTCCTTGTCTTTCACAGGGAGTTCAAACCCAATGTTCCCTAAAATGCCGGCAGATTCCTCAGGCTGTTGACCTCTCGTTGTCACTCCTGTCAAGAGACTCATTCATCGCTGTAACTGTGGAATTCCCCCAAGGCAGGCCATGCTCATTGCGTTAACAGTTGAAGAGAGTGATGTCGTTATCTTCCCTCAGCGGCATCTCCATCCTTATTCTAAAATGTTTACCAGACTTAAAAGTGGTAAACACTTATGGTGGCATGGTCTTTGTAATTAtagtctctttttttttttttaccatagcCTCAAGCTTAGTTAACGAGAGCTTTCTCTTGGGGTTTGACTTAAGGCTGTTTAGTGTTCTGAAGGGGGACCAGGTAGGATAATACTATTGACCTCATTCCTCACTAAGACACTGTTTATAGGCACTCATTGGCGAGATCTGACACGCTGATgtttcacagagagagagagattcttcGGGCTCACCTCAGTGTCTCTCTATCAGCGTACTCATGTGTACCAATGTCTCAatctgtcgtgtgtgtgtgtgtgtgtgtggaggagcaaCGGGTCTAAACAGAACCCCGGCTGCCCTGTGGCCGCTCGCGAGAGACGCCGTGTCCAGCCGACCTCTGGCcctgaggtcagaggtcgtTCGCATACCTGTGGGACATGCTGGGACGGGTCTACCGGCTTGTTCTGCCGTTTCTCATCTGGACAGGTGGTCCCTTCTCTGTCAGCACCTTTGATAGGGGGCCAGTTATTTAACCACTTAAAAGTCCTCTGAAAACAATTTGGTTGAATGGGTTCTGAAAAGGAAGATTAGTCCGCAGCCGGGTTCACAGTGAGGTCATTAATACCATTGACTGAAAAGCGCTCAAGTTTATTCAAATAGGATGTCGGTTTTACATTGGTATCTGTTGTGTCGCAGTGTCGCTTAGAGTGTCATTTAAATGTCAGTGGCTTGTTTCTAGGgtacgtttttttcttcttcgtaCATTTGTGGCCAAAGTAGACAGCTCCAGCTGCAGACACCATCATTGTGTCAGGTAGATagcttgaagtgtgtgtgtgtgtgtgtgtgtgtgtgtgtgtgaggcagcacATGCCAGGAATAGAAGGCTCCCCAacccctttctctcttaaatACACGCTCTTTCTTATGTTTTTTCTTAAGCTGAAAAGCCCTTTGTGATGGAGGGTGTccctgcagtgagctgtgatttgagtgtctgtgtttgtcttgcctgtgtgtgtgtgtgtgtgtgtgtttgtgttatgggTGGGTATTATGTTTGTGTAAGTTCAACTGGCAGAGAAAGCTGTAGAGTAAGACTGACAATGGCCACAGCATGCTGCGACCTGTTCACAAGGCCAGGACGATTtcccagcttgtgtgtgtgtgtgcgcgcatgcctCGTTAAATCCACATGCGTCTGTGTTTTTGTGGGAAGCTCGAGTGCATGTTGACAACTTTTCTGCTCCCATTTCTCCGAATGTTCAAACCTAATCAAACACGTGATGAAGTCATGGAACGCGATATTCTCGATGTGACAGATGGAACactgggagaaaaaaaaatcattaccCAAAGTAAAGAGTGACACCCGCCTTAGATAATCAATGTCTCAACCTTTTTTTATCACGAAGCAACTATTTTAAAAGCCCATTAGCTGGCTACATGACATTACCCCAGATACAGTAGCCTGCAGTCCACAGTCCCGTTCCTGCCCCTATCTGGCATCACAACACCAGTCGGAGACCAGGTCCTGCAGGGCCCTGGGATACGCTGGGGAGCTGGGGGGTGGGAAGACCCGGGCAGCTCGTCTGGACATGGATACGGCCCCAGGGAGGGCGGAGCAGGGTGGGGCGTGGGAGTGCTGGCTGCTGGGGGTAAATGAGCAGGAGTCAGAGGGGGGTCAGGCTGAAGCGCTGCCCCGAGGAGCTCCCCCGCCACATCTGTCTACCCGTGTACTGAGAGACGAGACACAGCTCCAGGAAAGCAGGATCAGACAGCAAATTGCTCCAAGTGAGTCACGGTAATCTTCTCGTGGTTCCGTAGGTGgagggatgagtgtgtgtgtgtttgtgtgtgtgtgtgtgcgctggccCTTGTCTCTCAGTACCGAtgagccccccccccggcccccccccctaTGCCTTCCTCCCAGACGTGGCGCCGCACTGTTCGCATCCTGCACGTCATCGTGTGATGACACGTTCTcacctggctcctccccccccccccagcctccccccccatcGGAGGATCTGACGCCGTTTCGGGCCACAGATGAACcac
Above is a window of Hypomesus transpacificus isolate Combined female chromosome 17, fHypTra1, whole genome shotgun sequence DNA encoding:
- the tnfsf18 gene encoding tumor necrosis factor ligand superfamily member 18 gives rise to the protein MTMSQTVEHCEMVEIGQHQHLPTQGCHHRLVTLLLLWVSVLTIGQVLSITLYLTSGAHVLDLTTELPGNPNTVKSVQTTPTEASMTSGKILIYAYHGLKHTKDEAYRLKWLWQNEQTTSPVSIENEIMEVREDGSYFLYVQVSLDSITAPEHKVKVMLHTEKDSVILEGQVCNLTRTTGFLGKAVLLSAGNKLEVTISPKSTVNSTYTVTYMGIYKFPH